Proteins encoded within one genomic window of Anastrepha ludens isolate Willacy chromosome 4, idAnaLude1.1, whole genome shotgun sequence:
- the LOC128861510 gene encoding epsin-1 isoform X2: MQVNVAGLRRNIKNLAHNYSDAQVKVREATSNDPWGPSATIMAEIADLTYNVVAFSEIMQMIWKRLNDHGKNWRHVYKALILLEYLIKTGTEKVAQQCKENIFAIQTLREFVYFEEGKDQGTHVREKAKQLVNLLKDDERLKNERVKALKAKERFAQHPSGFGSDGYIDGPTHRDMPPGWQEEPKPVSELELVRPQTAGEEELQLQLAMAMSREEAEQEEAKRRSDDVRLQLALSQSEQDFKDQTVPVGKRDKPQSHLLDLLDISLGATSISSPPLGATGGSGDPWATPARAASQLSDPWSGTSSPQIDPWQPAASMRTATASAPLGAVGGIGSNGGEAWGLTRTQSPSVASGSSTEGWLQSNGGGAAGSTAILNGNSIGAGAIGGVDPWLSKSGAVGGATAAENVEPVDSWLTEKVKPVEISSLMAAPTADPWAPKAGTTNNDDLWKSTETSVVKKPSPDLDEFDIITNRNKTGDLLTNSLASVSNNNNASLLDEMDPLSATNSSLNAASTNTKKQLKTPQSFLGENSSLVNLDNLIKPIQTQPQVGNAAYNPFSDTVVPPKTNLFQQQQPAVPSINQLKQQQPFAMTMNQDPWAPVNNSTNTTQPSRNFFTEYERDEFTSFHSNNLHNENNNNKQINNNLNNNNISCSNHNKPTLQYSKSDYDVFNTSFGTSSNDFFLYNNNNNSQQNGPHQFQTQVQVHSQSVDNIRNIQTTSDSDTDIYDNSSNTTIHQQVATSNRNFQTSTNTTSSSLALQPPLAPATTLYQTDFADFSAALNQDSFVSDAFNKNTTSNYAYGQASTKLDATYQTAPLAASYSNALTAALAGTPGIKLAAMPVPMSTTTIPFGFGPSSMDMGSGVGDTGSGGIGVGVGGDSLFNYGFYDATPSINHNHNHNLNNNNNSANNNAIFSMSTSSSLGNCKLENNNNMPWMNPEAASSSNPFLS; encoded by the exons ATGCAAGTAAATGTCGCTGGTTTGCGTCGCAACATCAAAAACCTCGCGCACAACTATTCTGATGCGCAG GTGAAAGTACGCGAGGCCACGTCCAATGACCCTTGGGGGCCATCGGCTACTATAATGGCCGAGATTGCTGACCTCACCTACAATGTCGTAGCCTTCTCGGAGATAATGCAAATGATTTGGAAACGTCTAAATGATCATGGCAAGAATTGGCGGCATGTTTACAAGGCACTTATCCTGCTGGAGTATTTGATTAAAACCGGCACGGAAAAAGTGGCACAACAGTGCAAGGAGAACATTTTTGCCATACAAACACTTCGTGAATTTGTGTACTTTGAAGAGGGCAAAGACCAGGGTACTCATGTACGCGAAAAAGCCAAACAGTTGGTGAATTTGCTGAAGGATGACGAACGTTTGAAGAATGAACGTGTGAAAGCGTTGAAGGCGAAAGAGCGTTTTGCACAACATCCCAGTGGTTTTGGTAGTGATGGTTACATTGATGGGCCGACGCACCGTGATATGCCGCCCGGTTGGCAGGAAGAACCGAAGCCGGTGTCTGAATTGGAGTTGGTGCGTCCGCAAACGGCTGGCGAGGAGGAGTTACAGCTGCAGTTGGCCATGGCCATGTCTCGAGAAGAGGCTGAACAGGAGGAGGCGAAACGACGCAGTGATGATGTGCGTTTACAGCTGGCGTTAAGCCAAAGCGAACAGGATTTCAA AGATCAAACTGTACCTGTGGGTAAAAGGGATAAGCCACAATCGCATTTGTTAGATTTGCTTGACATTTCCTTGGGCGCCACTAGCATTTCCAGTCCGCCATTGGGTGCCACCGGCGGCAGTGGCGATCCATGGGCTACGCCGGCACGTGCTGCAAGTCAG CTATCGGATCCCTGGTCGGGTACGTCATCGCCGCAAATTGATCCTTGGCAACCGGCTGCGTCTATGCGTACTGCCACCGCTTCAGCGCCACTAGGTGCAGTTGGCGGTATTGGTAGTAACGGTGGCGAAGCCTGGGGTCTAACACGCACACAATCACCGTCCGTGGCATCTGGTTCTTCGACTGAGGGTTGGCTGCAAAGCAATGGCGGTGGTGCTGCTGGTAGCACTGCCATATTGAATGGAAACTCTATTGGTGCCGGCGCGATTGGTGGCGTAGATCCTTGGCTATCTAAAAGCGGAGCTGTTGGAGGCGCAACTGCTGCCGAAAACGTTGAGCCAGTGGATTCATGGCTGACGGAGAAGGTGAAGCCAGTGGAAATATCGTCCCTAATGGCAGCGCCAACTGCCGATCCCTGGGCACCCAAAGCCGGTACGACGAACAATGACGATCTATGGAAGAGTACTGAAACGAGTGTGGTTAAG AAGCCTTCACCTGATTTAGATGAATTCGATATAATAACCAATCGAAATAAGACTGGAGATTTGTTAACTAATAGTTTGGCAAGTGTTTCTAACAATAATAACG CATCACTACTCGATGAAATGGATCCGCTATCTGCAACGAATTCATCGCTCAATGCAGCCTCAACGAATACGAAGAAACAATTGAAAACACCACAGTCGTTCTTAGGTGAAAATTCATCATTAGTTAATTTGGATAATCTAATAAAGCCCATTCAAACGCAACCGCAAGTGGGCAATGCTGCCTACAATCCGTTTAGCGACACTGTTGTACCACCAAAAACAAATCTattccaacaacaacagcctGCG GTACCGTCCATTAATcagctaaaacaacaacagcccTTTGCCATGACTATGAATCAAGATCCTTGGGCGCCGGTCAACAATTCCACTAATACGACACAG CCCTCCAGAAACTTCTTTACTGAATATGAACGCGACGAATTCACAAGTTTTCATAGCAACAATTTGCAtaacgaaaataataataacaaacaaatcaacaataatctcaacaacaacaacatcagctGCAGCAACCACAACAAACCAACTCTACAATATTCGAAAAGTGATTATGACGTCTTCAATACCTCGTTCGGCACTTCTTCAAATGATTTCTTTCtctataataacaacaacaatagtcaACAAAATGGACCTCATCAATTCCAAACCCAAGTGCAAGTTCATAGTCAAAGTGTTGATAATATACGCAACATACAAACCACCAGCGACAGTGACACAGACATCTATGATAACTCATCAAATACGACCATCCATCAGCAAGTGGCAACGAGCAACAGAAATTTTCAAACCAGCACCAATACCACCAGTTCCTCCCTAGCTTTACAGCCACCACTCGCACCAGCCACTACGCTTTACCAGACGGATTTTGCGGACTTTAGCGCCGCGCTAAATCAAGATAGCTTTGTCAGCGATGCCTTTAACAAGAATACGACATCCAACTATGCCTATGGCCAAGCATCCACCAAATTAGATGCCACATACCAAACAGCGCCGTTGGCAGCAAGTTACAGCAATGCCTTAACGGCCGCTTTGGCAGGTACGCCGGGTATTAAATTAGCTGCTATGCCGGTGCCAATGTCGACTACAACTATTCCATTTGGTTTCGGCCCTTCATCTATGGATATGGGCAGCGGTGTTGGTGATACTGGCAGTGGTGGTATTGGTGTTGGCGTTGGCGGTGACTCTTTATTTAATTATGGTTTTTATGATGCAACTCCGTCAATAAACCACAACCACAACCACAAcctcaacaataacaacaatagcgCCAACAACAATGCAATATTTTCGATGTCGACATCGTCGTCGTTGGGCAACTGTAAGCTGGAA
- the LOC128861510 gene encoding epsin-1 isoform X4, with protein sequence MRKQKEDMQVNVAGLRRNIKNLAHNYSDAQVKVREATSNDPWGPSATIMAEIADLTYNVVAFSEIMQMIWKRLNDHGKNWRHVYKALILLEYLIKTGTEKVAQQCKENIFAIQTLREFVYFEEGKDQGTHVREKAKQLVNLLKDDERLKNERVKALKAKERFAQHPSGFGSDGYIDGPTHRDMPPGWQEEPKPVSELELVRPQTAGEEELQLQLAMAMSREEAEQEEAKRRSDDVRLQLALSQSEQDFKDQTVPVGKRDKPQSHLLDLLDISLGATSISSPPLGATGGSGDPWATPARAASQLSDPWSGTSSPQIDPWQPAASMRTATASAPLGAVGGIGSNGGEAWGLTRTQSPSVASGSSTEGWLQSNGGGAAGSTAILNGNSIGAGAIGGVDPWLSKSGAVGGATAAENVEPVDSWLTEKVKPVEISSLMAAPTADPWAPKAGTTNNDDLWKSTETSVVKKPSPDLDEFDIITNRNKTGDLLTNSLASVSNNNNASLLDEMDPLSATNSSLNAASTNTKKQLKTPQSFLGENSSLVNLDNLIKPIQTQPQVGNAAYNPFSDTVVPPKTNLFQQQQPAVPSINQLKQQQPFAMTMNQDPWAPVNNSTNTTQNNNNMPWMNPEAASSSNPFLS encoded by the exons A TGCGAAAACAAAAGGAAGACATGCAAGTAAATGTCGCTGGTTTGCGTCGCAACATCAAAAACCTCGCGCACAACTATTCTGATGCGCAG GTGAAAGTACGCGAGGCCACGTCCAATGACCCTTGGGGGCCATCGGCTACTATAATGGCCGAGATTGCTGACCTCACCTACAATGTCGTAGCCTTCTCGGAGATAATGCAAATGATTTGGAAACGTCTAAATGATCATGGCAAGAATTGGCGGCATGTTTACAAGGCACTTATCCTGCTGGAGTATTTGATTAAAACCGGCACGGAAAAAGTGGCACAACAGTGCAAGGAGAACATTTTTGCCATACAAACACTTCGTGAATTTGTGTACTTTGAAGAGGGCAAAGACCAGGGTACTCATGTACGCGAAAAAGCCAAACAGTTGGTGAATTTGCTGAAGGATGACGAACGTTTGAAGAATGAACGTGTGAAAGCGTTGAAGGCGAAAGAGCGTTTTGCACAACATCCCAGTGGTTTTGGTAGTGATGGTTACATTGATGGGCCGACGCACCGTGATATGCCGCCCGGTTGGCAGGAAGAACCGAAGCCGGTGTCTGAATTGGAGTTGGTGCGTCCGCAAACGGCTGGCGAGGAGGAGTTACAGCTGCAGTTGGCCATGGCCATGTCTCGAGAAGAGGCTGAACAGGAGGAGGCGAAACGACGCAGTGATGATGTGCGTTTACAGCTGGCGTTAAGCCAAAGCGAACAGGATTTCAA AGATCAAACTGTACCTGTGGGTAAAAGGGATAAGCCACAATCGCATTTGTTAGATTTGCTTGACATTTCCTTGGGCGCCACTAGCATTTCCAGTCCGCCATTGGGTGCCACCGGCGGCAGTGGCGATCCATGGGCTACGCCGGCACGTGCTGCAAGTCAG CTATCGGATCCCTGGTCGGGTACGTCATCGCCGCAAATTGATCCTTGGCAACCGGCTGCGTCTATGCGTACTGCCACCGCTTCAGCGCCACTAGGTGCAGTTGGCGGTATTGGTAGTAACGGTGGCGAAGCCTGGGGTCTAACACGCACACAATCACCGTCCGTGGCATCTGGTTCTTCGACTGAGGGTTGGCTGCAAAGCAATGGCGGTGGTGCTGCTGGTAGCACTGCCATATTGAATGGAAACTCTATTGGTGCCGGCGCGATTGGTGGCGTAGATCCTTGGCTATCTAAAAGCGGAGCTGTTGGAGGCGCAACTGCTGCCGAAAACGTTGAGCCAGTGGATTCATGGCTGACGGAGAAGGTGAAGCCAGTGGAAATATCGTCCCTAATGGCAGCGCCAACTGCCGATCCCTGGGCACCCAAAGCCGGTACGACGAACAATGACGATCTATGGAAGAGTACTGAAACGAGTGTGGTTAAG AAGCCTTCACCTGATTTAGATGAATTCGATATAATAACCAATCGAAATAAGACTGGAGATTTGTTAACTAATAGTTTGGCAAGTGTTTCTAACAATAATAACG CATCACTACTCGATGAAATGGATCCGCTATCTGCAACGAATTCATCGCTCAATGCAGCCTCAACGAATACGAAGAAACAATTGAAAACACCACAGTCGTTCTTAGGTGAAAATTCATCATTAGTTAATTTGGATAATCTAATAAAGCCCATTCAAACGCAACCGCAAGTGGGCAATGCTGCCTACAATCCGTTTAGCGACACTGTTGTACCACCAAAAACAAATCTattccaacaacaacagcctGCG GTACCGTCCATTAATcagctaaaacaacaacagcccTTTGCCATGACTATGAATCAAGATCCTTGGGCGCCGGTCAACAATTCCACTAATACGACACAG
- the LOC128861510 gene encoding epsin-1 isoform X3, which translates to MRKQKEDMQVNVAGLRRNIKNLAHNYSDAQVKVREATSNDPWGPSATIMAEIADLTYNVVAFSEIMQMIWKRLNDHGKNWRHVYKALILLEYLIKTGTEKVAQQCKENIFAIQTLREFVYFEEGKDQGTHVREKAKQLVNLLKDDERLKNERVKALKAKERFAQHPSGFGSDGYIDGPTHRDMPPGWQEEPKPVSELELVRPQTAGEEELQLQLAMAMSREEAEQEEAKRRSDDVRLQLALSQSEQDFKDQTVPVGKRDKPQSHLLDLLDISLGATSISSPPLGATGGSGDPWATPARAASQLSDPWSGTSSPQIDPWQPAASMRTATASAPLGAVGGIGSNGGEAWGLTRTQSPSVASGSSTEGWLQSNGGGAAGSTAILNGNSIGAGAIGGVDPWLSKSGAVGGATAAENVEPVDSWLTEKVKPVEISSLMAAPTADPWAPKAGTTNNDDLWKSTETSVVKKPSPDLDEFDIITNRNKTGDLLTNSLASVSNNNNASLLDEMDPLSATNSSLNAASTNTKKQLKTPQSFLGENSSLVNLDNLIKPIQTQPQVGNAAYNPFSDTVVPPKTNLFQQQQPAVPSINQLKQQQPFAMTMNQDPWAPVNNSTNTTQPSRNFFTEYERDEFTSFHSNNLHNENNNNKQINNNLNNNNISCSNHNKPTLQYSKSDYDVFNTSFGTSSNDFFLYNNNNNSQQNGPHQFQTQVQVHSQSVDNIRNIQTTSDSDTDIYDNSSNTTIHQQVATSNRNFQTSTNTTSSSLALQPPLAPATTLYQTDFADFSAALNQDSFVSDAFNKNTTSNYAYGQASTKLDATYQTAPLAASYSNALTAALAGTPGIKLAAMPVPMSTTTIPFGFGPSSMDMGSGVGDTGSGGIGVGVGGDSLFNYGFYDATPSINHNHNHNLNNNNNSANNNAIFSMSTSSSLGNCKLEPTMEAWTLK; encoded by the exons A TGCGAAAACAAAAGGAAGACATGCAAGTAAATGTCGCTGGTTTGCGTCGCAACATCAAAAACCTCGCGCACAACTATTCTGATGCGCAG GTGAAAGTACGCGAGGCCACGTCCAATGACCCTTGGGGGCCATCGGCTACTATAATGGCCGAGATTGCTGACCTCACCTACAATGTCGTAGCCTTCTCGGAGATAATGCAAATGATTTGGAAACGTCTAAATGATCATGGCAAGAATTGGCGGCATGTTTACAAGGCACTTATCCTGCTGGAGTATTTGATTAAAACCGGCACGGAAAAAGTGGCACAACAGTGCAAGGAGAACATTTTTGCCATACAAACACTTCGTGAATTTGTGTACTTTGAAGAGGGCAAAGACCAGGGTACTCATGTACGCGAAAAAGCCAAACAGTTGGTGAATTTGCTGAAGGATGACGAACGTTTGAAGAATGAACGTGTGAAAGCGTTGAAGGCGAAAGAGCGTTTTGCACAACATCCCAGTGGTTTTGGTAGTGATGGTTACATTGATGGGCCGACGCACCGTGATATGCCGCCCGGTTGGCAGGAAGAACCGAAGCCGGTGTCTGAATTGGAGTTGGTGCGTCCGCAAACGGCTGGCGAGGAGGAGTTACAGCTGCAGTTGGCCATGGCCATGTCTCGAGAAGAGGCTGAACAGGAGGAGGCGAAACGACGCAGTGATGATGTGCGTTTACAGCTGGCGTTAAGCCAAAGCGAACAGGATTTCAA AGATCAAACTGTACCTGTGGGTAAAAGGGATAAGCCACAATCGCATTTGTTAGATTTGCTTGACATTTCCTTGGGCGCCACTAGCATTTCCAGTCCGCCATTGGGTGCCACCGGCGGCAGTGGCGATCCATGGGCTACGCCGGCACGTGCTGCAAGTCAG CTATCGGATCCCTGGTCGGGTACGTCATCGCCGCAAATTGATCCTTGGCAACCGGCTGCGTCTATGCGTACTGCCACCGCTTCAGCGCCACTAGGTGCAGTTGGCGGTATTGGTAGTAACGGTGGCGAAGCCTGGGGTCTAACACGCACACAATCACCGTCCGTGGCATCTGGTTCTTCGACTGAGGGTTGGCTGCAAAGCAATGGCGGTGGTGCTGCTGGTAGCACTGCCATATTGAATGGAAACTCTATTGGTGCCGGCGCGATTGGTGGCGTAGATCCTTGGCTATCTAAAAGCGGAGCTGTTGGAGGCGCAACTGCTGCCGAAAACGTTGAGCCAGTGGATTCATGGCTGACGGAGAAGGTGAAGCCAGTGGAAATATCGTCCCTAATGGCAGCGCCAACTGCCGATCCCTGGGCACCCAAAGCCGGTACGACGAACAATGACGATCTATGGAAGAGTACTGAAACGAGTGTGGTTAAG AAGCCTTCACCTGATTTAGATGAATTCGATATAATAACCAATCGAAATAAGACTGGAGATTTGTTAACTAATAGTTTGGCAAGTGTTTCTAACAATAATAACG CATCACTACTCGATGAAATGGATCCGCTATCTGCAACGAATTCATCGCTCAATGCAGCCTCAACGAATACGAAGAAACAATTGAAAACACCACAGTCGTTCTTAGGTGAAAATTCATCATTAGTTAATTTGGATAATCTAATAAAGCCCATTCAAACGCAACCGCAAGTGGGCAATGCTGCCTACAATCCGTTTAGCGACACTGTTGTACCACCAAAAACAAATCTattccaacaacaacagcctGCG GTACCGTCCATTAATcagctaaaacaacaacagcccTTTGCCATGACTATGAATCAAGATCCTTGGGCGCCGGTCAACAATTCCACTAATACGACACAG CCCTCCAGAAACTTCTTTACTGAATATGAACGCGACGAATTCACAAGTTTTCATAGCAACAATTTGCAtaacgaaaataataataacaaacaaatcaacaataatctcaacaacaacaacatcagctGCAGCAACCACAACAAACCAACTCTACAATATTCGAAAAGTGATTATGACGTCTTCAATACCTCGTTCGGCACTTCTTCAAATGATTTCTTTCtctataataacaacaacaatagtcaACAAAATGGACCTCATCAATTCCAAACCCAAGTGCAAGTTCATAGTCAAAGTGTTGATAATATACGCAACATACAAACCACCAGCGACAGTGACACAGACATCTATGATAACTCATCAAATACGACCATCCATCAGCAAGTGGCAACGAGCAACAGAAATTTTCAAACCAGCACCAATACCACCAGTTCCTCCCTAGCTTTACAGCCACCACTCGCACCAGCCACTACGCTTTACCAGACGGATTTTGCGGACTTTAGCGCCGCGCTAAATCAAGATAGCTTTGTCAGCGATGCCTTTAACAAGAATACGACATCCAACTATGCCTATGGCCAAGCATCCACCAAATTAGATGCCACATACCAAACAGCGCCGTTGGCAGCAAGTTACAGCAATGCCTTAACGGCCGCTTTGGCAGGTACGCCGGGTATTAAATTAGCTGCTATGCCGGTGCCAATGTCGACTACAACTATTCCATTTGGTTTCGGCCCTTCATCTATGGATATGGGCAGCGGTGTTGGTGATACTGGCAGTGGTGGTATTGGTGTTGGCGTTGGCGGTGACTCTTTATTTAATTATGGTTTTTATGATGCAACTCCGTCAATAAACCACAACCACAACCACAAcctcaacaataacaacaatagcgCCAACAACAATGCAATATTTTCGATGTCGACATCGTCGTCGTTGGGCAACTGTAAGCTGGAA
- the LOC128861510 gene encoding epsin-1 isoform X1: MRKQKEDMQVNVAGLRRNIKNLAHNYSDAQVKVREATSNDPWGPSATIMAEIADLTYNVVAFSEIMQMIWKRLNDHGKNWRHVYKALILLEYLIKTGTEKVAQQCKENIFAIQTLREFVYFEEGKDQGTHVREKAKQLVNLLKDDERLKNERVKALKAKERFAQHPSGFGSDGYIDGPTHRDMPPGWQEEPKPVSELELVRPQTAGEEELQLQLAMAMSREEAEQEEAKRRSDDVRLQLALSQSEQDFKDQTVPVGKRDKPQSHLLDLLDISLGATSISSPPLGATGGSGDPWATPARAASQLSDPWSGTSSPQIDPWQPAASMRTATASAPLGAVGGIGSNGGEAWGLTRTQSPSVASGSSTEGWLQSNGGGAAGSTAILNGNSIGAGAIGGVDPWLSKSGAVGGATAAENVEPVDSWLTEKVKPVEISSLMAAPTADPWAPKAGTTNNDDLWKSTETSVVKKPSPDLDEFDIITNRNKTGDLLTNSLASVSNNNNASLLDEMDPLSATNSSLNAASTNTKKQLKTPQSFLGENSSLVNLDNLIKPIQTQPQVGNAAYNPFSDTVVPPKTNLFQQQQPAVPSINQLKQQQPFAMTMNQDPWAPVNNSTNTTQPSRNFFTEYERDEFTSFHSNNLHNENNNNKQINNNLNNNNISCSNHNKPTLQYSKSDYDVFNTSFGTSSNDFFLYNNNNNSQQNGPHQFQTQVQVHSQSVDNIRNIQTTSDSDTDIYDNSSNTTIHQQVATSNRNFQTSTNTTSSSLALQPPLAPATTLYQTDFADFSAALNQDSFVSDAFNKNTTSNYAYGQASTKLDATYQTAPLAASYSNALTAALAGTPGIKLAAMPVPMSTTTIPFGFGPSSMDMGSGVGDTGSGGIGVGVGGDSLFNYGFYDATPSINHNHNHNLNNNNNSANNNAIFSMSTSSSLGNCKLENNNNMPWMNPEAASSSNPFLS; encoded by the exons A TGCGAAAACAAAAGGAAGACATGCAAGTAAATGTCGCTGGTTTGCGTCGCAACATCAAAAACCTCGCGCACAACTATTCTGATGCGCAG GTGAAAGTACGCGAGGCCACGTCCAATGACCCTTGGGGGCCATCGGCTACTATAATGGCCGAGATTGCTGACCTCACCTACAATGTCGTAGCCTTCTCGGAGATAATGCAAATGATTTGGAAACGTCTAAATGATCATGGCAAGAATTGGCGGCATGTTTACAAGGCACTTATCCTGCTGGAGTATTTGATTAAAACCGGCACGGAAAAAGTGGCACAACAGTGCAAGGAGAACATTTTTGCCATACAAACACTTCGTGAATTTGTGTACTTTGAAGAGGGCAAAGACCAGGGTACTCATGTACGCGAAAAAGCCAAACAGTTGGTGAATTTGCTGAAGGATGACGAACGTTTGAAGAATGAACGTGTGAAAGCGTTGAAGGCGAAAGAGCGTTTTGCACAACATCCCAGTGGTTTTGGTAGTGATGGTTACATTGATGGGCCGACGCACCGTGATATGCCGCCCGGTTGGCAGGAAGAACCGAAGCCGGTGTCTGAATTGGAGTTGGTGCGTCCGCAAACGGCTGGCGAGGAGGAGTTACAGCTGCAGTTGGCCATGGCCATGTCTCGAGAAGAGGCTGAACAGGAGGAGGCGAAACGACGCAGTGATGATGTGCGTTTACAGCTGGCGTTAAGCCAAAGCGAACAGGATTTCAA AGATCAAACTGTACCTGTGGGTAAAAGGGATAAGCCACAATCGCATTTGTTAGATTTGCTTGACATTTCCTTGGGCGCCACTAGCATTTCCAGTCCGCCATTGGGTGCCACCGGCGGCAGTGGCGATCCATGGGCTACGCCGGCACGTGCTGCAAGTCAG CTATCGGATCCCTGGTCGGGTACGTCATCGCCGCAAATTGATCCTTGGCAACCGGCTGCGTCTATGCGTACTGCCACCGCTTCAGCGCCACTAGGTGCAGTTGGCGGTATTGGTAGTAACGGTGGCGAAGCCTGGGGTCTAACACGCACACAATCACCGTCCGTGGCATCTGGTTCTTCGACTGAGGGTTGGCTGCAAAGCAATGGCGGTGGTGCTGCTGGTAGCACTGCCATATTGAATGGAAACTCTATTGGTGCCGGCGCGATTGGTGGCGTAGATCCTTGGCTATCTAAAAGCGGAGCTGTTGGAGGCGCAACTGCTGCCGAAAACGTTGAGCCAGTGGATTCATGGCTGACGGAGAAGGTGAAGCCAGTGGAAATATCGTCCCTAATGGCAGCGCCAACTGCCGATCCCTGGGCACCCAAAGCCGGTACGACGAACAATGACGATCTATGGAAGAGTACTGAAACGAGTGTGGTTAAG AAGCCTTCACCTGATTTAGATGAATTCGATATAATAACCAATCGAAATAAGACTGGAGATTTGTTAACTAATAGTTTGGCAAGTGTTTCTAACAATAATAACG CATCACTACTCGATGAAATGGATCCGCTATCTGCAACGAATTCATCGCTCAATGCAGCCTCAACGAATACGAAGAAACAATTGAAAACACCACAGTCGTTCTTAGGTGAAAATTCATCATTAGTTAATTTGGATAATCTAATAAAGCCCATTCAAACGCAACCGCAAGTGGGCAATGCTGCCTACAATCCGTTTAGCGACACTGTTGTACCACCAAAAACAAATCTattccaacaacaacagcctGCG GTACCGTCCATTAATcagctaaaacaacaacagcccTTTGCCATGACTATGAATCAAGATCCTTGGGCGCCGGTCAACAATTCCACTAATACGACACAG CCCTCCAGAAACTTCTTTACTGAATATGAACGCGACGAATTCACAAGTTTTCATAGCAACAATTTGCAtaacgaaaataataataacaaacaaatcaacaataatctcaacaacaacaacatcagctGCAGCAACCACAACAAACCAACTCTACAATATTCGAAAAGTGATTATGACGTCTTCAATACCTCGTTCGGCACTTCTTCAAATGATTTCTTTCtctataataacaacaacaatagtcaACAAAATGGACCTCATCAATTCCAAACCCAAGTGCAAGTTCATAGTCAAAGTGTTGATAATATACGCAACATACAAACCACCAGCGACAGTGACACAGACATCTATGATAACTCATCAAATACGACCATCCATCAGCAAGTGGCAACGAGCAACAGAAATTTTCAAACCAGCACCAATACCACCAGTTCCTCCCTAGCTTTACAGCCACCACTCGCACCAGCCACTACGCTTTACCAGACGGATTTTGCGGACTTTAGCGCCGCGCTAAATCAAGATAGCTTTGTCAGCGATGCCTTTAACAAGAATACGACATCCAACTATGCCTATGGCCAAGCATCCACCAAATTAGATGCCACATACCAAACAGCGCCGTTGGCAGCAAGTTACAGCAATGCCTTAACGGCCGCTTTGGCAGGTACGCCGGGTATTAAATTAGCTGCTATGCCGGTGCCAATGTCGACTACAACTATTCCATTTGGTTTCGGCCCTTCATCTATGGATATGGGCAGCGGTGTTGGTGATACTGGCAGTGGTGGTATTGGTGTTGGCGTTGGCGGTGACTCTTTATTTAATTATGGTTTTTATGATGCAACTCCGTCAATAAACCACAACCACAACCACAAcctcaacaataacaacaatagcgCCAACAACAATGCAATATTTTCGATGTCGACATCGTCGTCGTTGGGCAACTGTAAGCTGGAA